The region tccatctctttctgAGCTAATCCTCTGCTCCTGTTTAGAGTTACAGCCATAACCGGGCCTTTAATTATTCCAGGCTGCTCTTAATCACAGGAAGGCCATCCGAGCCCGAGGAATTCACACGCCGGGCAGCAAACCCCCGTGGAAAACAAACACCAAccctgtgtttttcttcccaacaGCAGAAAGTCCAAATCTCCTCCCAAAGTGCCGATCGTGATCCAGGACGACAGCCTTCCCGCGGGGCCCCCGCCGCAGATCCGCATCCTCAAGCGGCCCACGAGCAACGGCGTGCTGAGCAGCCCGCACTCGGCCAGCCGCCCCGCCTTCCCCGTCAAATCGCTGGCGCAGCGCGAGGCCGAGTACGCCGAGGCCAGGAAACGCATCCTGGGCAGCGCCAGCCccgaggaggagcaggagaagcccATCCTGGACAGGTGGGAGCAGCCCCGTGGGCCTGGGGAGTTCCTGCCTGGCACTAGCAGGGGTGGGCTGCTCGGGGAGTGCGGCCAGGGCAGTACAGAGAGAGGGGGGCTCTTTAGAGCCTCAGCTACGTGGGAGTGAGGGGAGTGCCTGGTAAGGCCATAACCCATGgaatcattgaggttggaagagTCCACTGCTGTGTTCCCCATTAAacgtgtccccaggtgccacatccctgtgccttcagaacatttccagggaaccaggggcagccgcagcttctctgggaaacctgtgccagggaggaATTCTTCTTCCCGATATCCAATCCATCCGTGCTCTCTAGCAGTGGGAATCTCTTTCCCCAGGCTCTTGTCCAGAGTCCCTCCATCTTTCCTGTTGGCCCCTTCAGGCGCTGGAAGGCCACAGTTAGGTCACCCCAGAGgttctctgctccaggctgaacaatcccaattccccCAGCCTTTcg is a window of Motacilla alba alba isolate MOTALB_02 chromosome 21, Motacilla_alba_V1.0_pri, whole genome shotgun sequence DNA encoding:
- the SZRD1 gene encoding SUZ domain-containing protein 1 isoform X1, with product MEDEEVAESWEEAADSGEIDRRLEKKLKITQKESRKSKSPPKVPIVIQDDSLPAGPPPQIRILKRPTSNGVLSSPHSASRPAFPVKSLAQREAEYAEARKRILGSASPEEEQEKPILDRPPRISQPEDSRQPNNVIRQPLGPDGSQGFKQRR
- the SZRD1 gene encoding SUZ domain-containing protein 1 isoform X2; this encodes MEDEEVAESWEEAADSGEIDRRLEKKLKITQKERKSKSPPKVPIVIQDDSLPAGPPPQIRILKRPTSNGVLSSPHSASRPAFPVKSLAQREAEYAEARKRILGSASPEEEQEKPILDRPPRISQPEDSRQPNNVIRQPLGPDGSQGFKQRR